A single window of Arcobacter venerupis DNA harbors:
- a CDS encoding tetratricopeptide repeat protein, producing MKRIIFSILISILSINLNASDFDSAIILQEKGEIKKAISLFQKACKSSDSRACYNLAVMYYDGKKVKQDYSKVQKLYTKACDSGHAFSCYNLGLMYDGGKGVKKDSLKAKDLYTKACDAGDSFGCYNVGFVYYSGEVVKKDYLKAKEYFTKACDANDASACHNLGVMYSKAEGVKRDYAKAKDFYTKACDLKSDTACNNLGLMYIKAQGIAQNIAKAKELFKQSCDDGNAKGCKNYSMINK from the coding sequence ATGAAAAGAATTATATTTTCAATTTTAATATCTATTTTAAGTATAAATTTAAATGCAAGTGATTTTGATTCAGCAATAATATTACAAGAAAAAGGTGAAATAAAAAAAGCAATTAGCTTATTTCAGAAAGCTTGTAAAAGCAGTGATTCAAGGGCTTGTTATAATCTGGCTGTTATGTATTACGATGGAAAAAAAGTAAAACAAGATTACTCAAAAGTGCAAAAATTATATACAAAAGCTTGTGATTCTGGACATGCTTTTAGTTGTTATAATTTAGGGCTTATGTATGATGGTGGAAAAGGAGTAAAAAAAGACTCTTTAAAAGCAAAAGATTTATATACAAAAGCTTGTGATGCTGGCGATTCTTTTGGATGTTACAATGTTGGTTTTGTTTATTATAGTGGAGAAGTTGTAAAAAAAGATTATCTAAAAGCAAAAGAGTATTTTACAAAAGCTTGTGATGCAAATGATGCTTCAGCTTGTCATAATCTAGGAGTTATGTACAGCAAAGCTGAAGGAGTAAAAAGAGATTATGCAAAAGCAAAAGATTTTTATACTAAAGCCTGTGATTTAAAAAGTGACACAGCCTGTAATAATCTTGGACTTATGTATATAAAAGCACAAGGAATTGCACAAAATATTGCTAAAGCAAAAGAGTTATTTAAACAATCTTGTGATGATGGAAATGCAAAAGGATGTAAAAACTATTCTATGATAAATAAATAG
- a CDS encoding NUDIX hydrolase, with amino-acid sequence MKEKQMIKTPFLAVDGIIKLYDEKENFRGIVLIERLNRPLGMAIPGGFVDIGETVENAVVREMKEETSLDVTIEKLLGVYSDPARDERFHTASIVYVCKAYGEPLAQDDAKEVYVYKKDEIPLEKLVFDHKKIILDFLETL; translated from the coding sequence ATGAAAGAAAAACAAATGATAAAAACACCCTTTTTAGCAGTTGATGGAATAATAAAACTATATGATGAAAAAGAAAATTTTAGAGGTATTGTTTTAATTGAACGATTAAACAGACCTCTTGGTATGGCAATTCCTGGAGGATTTGTGGATATTGGTGAAACTGTTGAAAATGCAGTTGTACGAGAGATGAAAGAAGAGACTTCATTGGATGTTACAATTGAAAAACTTCTTGGAGTTTATTCAGACCCCGCAAGAGATGAGAGATTTCATACAGCATCTATTGTTTATGTTTGTAAAGCCTATGGAGAACCTCTTGCTCAAGATGATGCAAAAGAGGTTTATGTATATAAAAAAGATGAAATTCCACTTGAAAAGTTGGTTTTTGACCATAAAAAAATCATTTTGGATTTTTTGGAAACTCTATAA
- a CDS encoding TonB-dependent siderophore receptor: MIGKRINIRHLSLATILVLSTKLFAQDEVISLDTISVIENNSNVTQGTDSYTTDYMNTSTKLDLSIKDTPQTITVITSKEIEDKNITSYKDVLSNIAGVTLNNRGTNVVSAARGFDITYYKVDGSPSYSTTSQNDFDMAIYDRVEVVKGANGLMTGQGDPSLSINFIRKHANSKEFQGSLTLDAGSWDSYSQTIDMSTPLSQDKKVRGRVVLKNENSKKFYDNFDKDNTLFYGIVDADLSDETSVSIGTFYDNMYRGGAWFWALPAFYSDGTRTDFPRSTSLTKDWAYWDMETKEVFGNVKHYIYDDITFNLSSSFRRIYERTHTLRFTGSLNKVNGSGMNVSQYADHVTYDEMNLDSYFDVPFNILNLSQEIIAGGTYNKSKDSDEYKQAFESVSNLFDYDGKALLENTAYTSGYPEETEQIGIYLVGRFSLTQRLNLITGARLSTWKYHSDDISEEDREFKNELTPYAGLVYELDDNHSLFVSYTDIFKTQRVKDINEKYLDPIVGKNYETGIKGEYFDGKLNTSFSLFKIIQDNVAQVIDGVTLSDGSNAYEAKKGVESKGYEVSLAGELTDKLDTTFSLAKFEAKDAKDEKVNTKQSRATANLFTNYKLNKDLDVGAGLKYYSKYYTGTGTSYIEQKAYFLTNAMMKYKLNKSTSVQLNVNNLLDKKYYEGIGNYWMVYGEPRNFNVSVKYSF; the protein is encoded by the coding sequence GTGATAGGAAAAAGAATTAATATTAGGCATTTAAGTCTAGCTACAATTTTAGTTTTAAGCACAAAACTATTTGCACAAGATGAAGTTATTTCATTAGATACTATTTCTGTAATAGAAAATAATTCAAATGTAACGCAAGGAACGGATTCTTATACTACTGATTATATGAATACTTCTACAAAATTAGACCTATCTATAAAAGATACACCACAAACAATTACTGTAATTACTTCAAAAGAGATAGAAGACAAAAATATCACAAGTTATAAAGATGTATTAAGTAATATTGCAGGTGTTACTTTAAATAATAGAGGAACAAATGTAGTTTCAGCGGCAAGGGGTTTTGACATTACTTATTACAAAGTTGATGGTTCACCCTCATATTCAACTACAAGTCAAAACGATTTTGATATGGCAATATATGATAGAGTTGAAGTTGTAAAAGGCGCAAATGGTTTAATGACAGGACAAGGTGACCCCTCATTAAGTATTAATTTTATAAGAAAACATGCAAACAGCAAAGAATTTCAAGGAAGCTTAACTTTAGATGCTGGTTCATGGGATTCATATTCTCAAACAATTGATATGTCAACTCCTTTAAGCCAAGATAAAAAAGTAAGAGGTCGGGTTGTATTAAAAAATGAAAACTCTAAAAAATTCTATGATAATTTTGATAAAGACAATACTCTTTTTTATGGAATTGTTGATGCTGATTTAAGTGATGAAACTTCTGTTTCTATAGGTACTTTTTATGATAACATGTATAGAGGTGGCGCTTGGTTTTGGGCATTACCTGCTTTTTATTCAGATGGAACAAGAACAGATTTTCCAAGGTCAACTTCACTTACAAAAGATTGGGCTTATTGGGATATGGAAACAAAAGAAGTTTTTGGAAATGTAAAACACTATATTTATGATGACATAACTTTTAATCTTTCAAGCTCTTTTAGAAGAATTTATGAAAGAACTCACACTTTAAGATTTACAGGTTCATTAAACAAAGTTAATGGTAGTGGAATGAATGTAAGTCAATATGCAGATCATGTTACATATGATGAGATGAATTTAGATTCTTATTTTGATGTTCCTTTTAATATTTTAAATCTTTCTCAAGAGATTATTGCAGGAGGTACATATAATAAATCAAAAGATTCAGACGAATATAAACAAGCTTTTGAGTCAGTATCGAACCTTTTTGATTACGATGGGAAAGCACTTCTTGAAAATACAGCTTATACCTCTGGTTACCCAGAAGAAACAGAACAAATAGGAATATATTTAGTTGGTAGATTTTCTTTAACTCAAAGACTTAATCTAATCACAGGAGCAAGGCTATCAACTTGGAAATATCATAGTGATGATATAAGTGAAGAAGATAGAGAGTTTAAAAATGAGTTAACTCCTTATGCTGGTTTAGTTTATGAATTAGATGATAATCACTCTTTATTTGTAAGTTATACTGATATTTTTAAAACACAAAGAGTAAAAGATATAAATGAAAAATATCTAGACCCAATCGTAGGTAAAAATTATGAAACTGGTATAAAAGGTGAATATTTTGATGGTAAATTAAATACATCTTTTTCATTATTTAAAATAATACAAGACAATGTTGCTCAAGTGATTGATGGAGTAACACTATCAGATGGAAGTAATGCATATGAAGCAAAAAAAGGTGTTGAAAGCAAAGGTTATGAAGTCTCTTTAGCTGGAGAACTAACAGATAAGTTAGATACAACTTTTTCATTAGCAAAATTTGAAGCAAAAGATGCAAAGGATGAAAAAGTAAATACTAAACAATCAAGAGCTACAGCAAATTTATTTACAAATTATAAATTAAATAAAGATTTAGATGTAGGAGCTGGATTAAAATATTACAGCAAATATTATACAGGAACAGGAACTTCATATATAGAACAAAAAGCCTATTTTTTAACAAATGCTATGATGAAATACAAACTAAATAAAAGTACATCTGTTCAATTAAATGTTAATAACTTATTGGATAAAAAATATTATGAAGGTATAGGTAATTATTGGATGGTTTATGGTGAACCTAGAAATTTTAATGTTTCAGTTAAGTATAGTTTTTAA
- the rhuM gene encoding RhuM family protein produces MDNISNIVLYNDGELELKVSVNEETIWLTQKQLSELFSVEIHTINYHIKNIYKQKELNKNSTIRIFRIVQKEGNREIQRNIEHYNLDMIISIGYRVNSITATKFRQWATSILKNYIKNGYVINADKITNERFVNLENDVNILKSQMNDVKSLIKNNTLETTQGIFYDGQIYDAYSFISDLLRSAKDEIILIDNYIDDTVLTLFSKISNIKVTIYTNIISKQLKLDFEKYSKQYNNITLKTFKNSHDRFLIIDNQKIYHIGASLKDLGKKWFAFSKINLEISELLEKLKE; encoded by the coding sequence ATGGATAATATTTCAAATATTGTACTTTACAATGATGGAGAATTAGAACTAAAAGTTTCTGTAAATGAAGAAACAATTTGGCTTACACAAAAACAACTGTCGGAGCTTTTTAGTGTTGAAATACATACTATTAATTATCATATTAAAAATATTTATAAACAAAAAGAACTAAATAAAAATTCAACTATTCGAATTTTTCGAATAGTTCAAAAAGAAGGAAATAGAGAGATTCAAAGAAATATTGAACACTATAATCTTGATATGATTATATCAATAGGATATAGAGTAAACTCAATTACAGCTACAAAATTCCGTCAATGGGCAACATCTATTTTAAAAAATTACATTAAAAATGGCTATGTAATAAATGCTGATAAAATTACTAATGAAAGATTTGTAAATTTAGAAAATGATGTAAATATTTTAAAATCTCAAATGAATGATGTCAAATCACTTATAAAAAACAATACTTTAGAAACAACTCAAGGTATTTTCTATGATGGTCAAATTTATGACGCTTATAGTTTTATTTCTGATTTATTAAGAAGTGCAAAAGATGAAATCATCTTAATAGATAACTATATAGATGATACAGTTTTAACATTGTTTTCAAAAATTTCAAATATAAAAGTAACTATCTATACAAATATTATTTCTAAACAACTCAAACTTGATTTTGAAAAATATTCAAAGCAGTACAATAATATCACCCTAAAAACTTTCAAAAATTCTCACGATAGATTTCTGATTATTGATAATCAAAAAATTTATCATATTGGTGCTAGTTTGAAGGATTTGGGTAAAAAATGGTTTGCTTTTTCTAAGATAAATTTGGAAATATCAGAACTATTAGAAAAATTAAAAGAATAA
- a CDS encoding AbiH family protein translates to MKIIIIGNGFDLSLGLKTSYKDFIESDYFTSLLNENNTLALHLYIKQEINNWVDIEKELTEYSKKIQNDKSKVKNDFKELKNTLMDYLKEAQEKEINQNSKAFEMMKNEILDTDIIYNFNYTNSVFKVAEILGISDIKSKHSFVHGSIENKNIIFGVEDDARINNNHIFLKKSSTINFAESDIIKILNNNRDKKIHLIIFGHSLGITDSSYFSSYFSALTHEFNSTKMKLYYFGEEAHDEMMFILDKYTIHNLTDFKHYNDLKFIDSSIYP, encoded by the coding sequence ATGAAAATCATAATTATTGGAAATGGATTTGATTTAAGTCTAGGTTTAAAAACGAGTTATAAAGATTTTATAGAAAGTGATTATTTTACTTCATTACTAAATGAGAATAACACTTTAGCACTACACTTATATATAAAACAAGAAATAAATAACTGGGTTGATATAGAAAAAGAGTTAACAGAATATTCAAAAAAAATTCAAAATGACAAATCAAAAGTAAAAAATGATTTTAAAGAACTAAAGAATACATTGATGGATTACTTAAAAGAAGCTCAAGAAAAAGAGATTAATCAAAATTCAAAAGCATTTGAAATGATGAAAAATGAAATTTTAGATACAGATATAATTTATAATTTTAATTACACAAATTCTGTGTTTAAAGTTGCTGAAATTTTAGGGATTTCTGACATAAAATCTAAACACTCTTTTGTTCATGGCTCAATTGAAAATAAAAATATTATTTTTGGTGTCGAGGATGATGCTAGAATAAATAATAATCATATTTTTTTGAAAAAATCATCTACTATTAATTTTGCTGAGTCGGATATAATCAAAATTCTTAACAATAATAGAGATAAAAAAATCCATTTGATTATTTTTGGACATTCTTTAGGAATAACAGATAGTTCGTATTTTAGTAGTTATTTTTCCGCACTTACACATGAATTTAATAGTACTAAAATGAAACTTTATTATTTCGGAGAAGAAGCCCATGATGAAATGATGTTTATACTTGATAAATACACAATTCATAACTTAACAGATTTTAAACACTATAATGATTTAAAATTTATTGATTCATCAATCTACCCCTAA
- the urtA gene encoding urea ABC transporter substrate-binding protein — protein sequence MKRLFAKAIVTSALLGGMLVHAADTIKVGVLHSLSGTMAISETTLKDTVLMLIDEQNKKGGILGKKLEPVVVDPASNWPLFAEKMRGLLTQDKVDVTFGCWTSVSRKSVLPVVEELNGLLFYPVQYEGEESSKNVFYTGAAPNQQAIPAVDYLMKEMGVKRFVLAGTDYVYPRTTNKILEAYLISKGIKKEDIMINYTPFGHSDWQSIVSDIKKFGSTGTKTAVVSTINGDANIPFYKELGNQGVKAEEIPVMAFSVGEEELSGIDTKPLVGHLAAWNYFESADTKINKDFISTWHKFIKDEKRVTNDPMEATYIGFNLWVKAVEKAGTTDVNKVSDAIIGLSVPNLTGGTATMLKNHHITKPVLIGEIQEDGQFETVSSTKEIEGDAWSDFLPGSKDLIADWTKPVNCGSYNTVTKKCVGTK from the coding sequence ATGAAAAGATTATTTGCAAAAGCAATTGTTACTTCTGCATTACTTGGTGGAATGTTAGTTCACGCTGCTGATACTATCAAAGTTGGGGTTTTACACTCTTTATCTGGAACTATGGCTATTTCTGAGACTACATTAAAAGATACGGTTTTAATGTTAATAGATGAGCAAAATAAAAAAGGTGGAATTTTAGGTAAAAAACTTGAACCAGTAGTTGTTGACCCAGCTTCAAACTGGCCTTTATTTGCTGAAAAAATGAGAGGATTATTAACTCAAGATAAAGTTGATGTTACATTTGGTTGTTGGACATCAGTTTCTAGAAAATCAGTTCTTCCAGTTGTTGAAGAGTTAAATGGTTTATTATTTTACCCTGTTCAATATGAGGGTGAAGAATCAAGTAAAAATGTATTCTATACAGGTGCTGCACCAAACCAACAAGCAATTCCAGCTGTTGATTATCTGATGAAAGAGATGGGTGTAAAAAGATTTGTTTTAGCTGGAACGGACTATGTTTATCCCCGAACTACAAACAAAATCTTAGAGGCTTATTTAATCTCTAAAGGTATTAAAAAAGAAGATATTATGATTAACTATACGCCATTTGGTCACTCTGATTGGCAATCAATCGTATCTGATATTAAGAAATTTGGTTCAACGGGAACAAAAACGGCAGTTGTTTCAACTATCAATGGAGATGCAAATATTCCATTTTATAAAGAGTTAGGAAACCAAGGTGTAAAAGCTGAAGAGATTCCAGTTATGGCATTTTCTGTTGGTGAAGAAGAACTTTCAGGAATTGATACAAAACCTTTAGTTGGGCATTTAGCTGCGTGGAATTATTTCGAAAGTGCTGATACAAAAATCAATAAAGATTTCATTTCAACATGGCACAAATTTATCAAAGATGAAAAAAGAGTTACAAATGACCCAATGGAAGCTACATATATTGGATTTAATCTATGGGTAAAAGCTGTTGAAAAAGCTGGAACTACAGATGTAAACAAAGTTAGTGATGCGATTATTGGTTTAAGTGTTCCAAACTTAACAGGTGGAACTGCAACTATGCTTAAAAATCACCACATTACAAAACCTGTATTAATCGGTGAGATTCAAGAAGATGGACAATTTGAGACTGTTTCTTCAACAAAAGAGATTGAAGGTGATGCTTGGTCTGATTTCTTACCAGGAAGCAAAGATTTAATCGCTGATTGGACAAAACCAGTTAATTGTGGAAGCTACAACACAGTTACTAAAAAATGTGTAGGTACTAAATAA